The sequence aactaggatttagcctactcatataaagcaagctaaatcctagtgggcagaaggacctgttcttacacttctaacctgacactgcattaggtcctttagccaactaggatttagcctactcatataaagcaagctaaatcctagtgggcagagggACCTGGTCCTTTTCTCCTCTAACAGTTTTCTGTATACAAGACATGAATAAGTCGCATTTCTGAAGCACTGCTAGGGTATTGTGACTTTTTGTCAGTTTTAAATCCGGCAAgccactttttaaaatatgtgatGGGGCACAAGTAAGGCCAGTACGCCAAATGTACTATAGCCTGTATCAAAGTACTAGCGCGGGTTATTGCTGAAATCTACGCCAAGTGGGACATGGTGTAGGTGTCAATTCCGGCTAAGCGGTTAGAACATCTTAGCAAATACGGAGCGTCACGTCCGGAGGTTATTAAGACTTGcgcaaaatgggggtcatttatctaagGGCCATGTTCCATCTGCATTTTGGCTTCCGTTTTGCAGTTTCTGGATGAATTAAATATCCGTTGATTGCCCTGGACTTGCAATAGTATCCGTTTTTTTACTTTCCATTATACCTTCATTTATTTAAGCAGATAGTAGGAATAAAACGGATGGCTGACACTAACAAAAAAACAGGTCTGCCAAAGGGATCtacaaaaatttttatttattattaacaataattaaaaaaaaaccaaaaaacggaAATTGTGAAACAGAAGTGCGTGACTTTGCACAATATTTTTAATTGCAAACAACCAACAGACTCAGATGCCAGTTATATAACACAAtgcgccagtcttaataaatttccaATAATTTTCAGATTGGAATTTGTGTTGgaggactaataataataatatctaataataatactgcaagggaaataaaaaaaaccttttaaatagtttttatattcAATTGAACAATAAAAGTCCTTTAGCCAACTGGAAATTAGTTTTTCTATGTTGAAACAGCTAAATCCTAGTGGATAGAGGGACCAGGTcctttagcccattaggatttaGCATTTTCTATATAGAGCAGGCTAAATccaagtgggcagaaggaccaggTCCTTTAGACCACTAGGATTTAGACTCAACCAATTTTCAACGTTTGCAATAAgacacgtgtgaacgcacccttacacAAGTCACCAGCCGCGGTTCCTAGAGGTAGATTATTGTTTAGCTCTCTGTGTACGTCAGTGgcattctgggagttgtagtccccgcCCCCTCCCGCATTATTTAAACGCTGCGCAGCACAAACTTTAAATCACTCCGAAGAACTTCATTGGCTAAGGTTCCGCCAATCAACAACGCTCTGGCATTAACCTTATCCATGCCGGCTGTGGGCTGCGGGCGACGCTTGGATTACGCTGAAGGAATCGATGCGATCTGCCCTCCGTTGCTCACGCCTGGAGGCTATTTACTTCCTTATACAAGAAGCAGCTGGAggagcaagatggcggcgccctgcgcaTAGGTGATCCGTTACTGTTTACTGGGACCTGTGCGAGAGCTGGAGAGCCGCAGGTGCAGTGACATGCAGTGTGCACAGGCGGGAAGTGAGCGGATCTCCATGATGGTCAGTAGATGAAGGCTCCTTCTCCTCCCCTCAGCCATGCAGGGCATACTGCTGGTGATCAGTGGCCTGGGCTGGCTCCTGGACCTGCTACTGCTGGTGTTGGACCTCAATTACTGGCTGGTGTCCTCCATTGTGTCCCTCCTGCTCTGGACCATCCGCTTCACCCTGAACCTGCCAGGGACCATCCTCCTGGGCCTCTTCCATTGCTGGCAGCATGCCCTTGTGTCGCTGGCCGTGCTGGGCGAGACTGGCACTAACTTGGCGCTGTCCTCTGTGCATGCGCTGGGCGATGGCGTGAGAGGACTGCTGTCAGGACTGGACAGTCTACAACTTCTCTGGAACCTGATGTGCCACATGTTGCTGCGCACCAAGGAGATGATGCAGCGTGGTATCCTGAGCATCGCCCTGTCCGGGCAGAACTTTCAGCGCCAGGTTTGGGAGGCGCTGGGTATAGCCAGCGGGTTAGTAGCTTATATTGTGAACAGCCTGGTGAATATGTGTCTCATCGGGGTGCAGAACATCTTCTCGGCTGCCCTGGGCCTGTGGCTGACCATCATAAACGTGATATTCGTAGGGAAAGACTTGATCATTGCGTTGCTGTCCCAGATTTCCAGCTCTGCCGTCGCCGTGGTCATCCTGTTCTGGACGCCATTCCAGTTAGCGGTGGATTTACTGGTGTACTGCAGCACGGGGATCGGGGTGATCCTCTTCAGGCACTTTTATGAGGTCCTCTTACTTCTGTTCTTAATCTGGGTCTCCCGTTTGATCCTCCGGCCTCCACCGGCTTTACTATCATTCCAAGAACGACTGAGACGTCACACTCCCCTCGTCCGAATACTGATACACAATATACTAAGCGCGGAGATCTGGAGGAGAGCTGCTTTCTGGTTCCGTCAGCTCGTCAGAATGTACCGAGCCGCGTGGGACAGGGACCGGAACCTGATGAGGACTAGAGCACAGGATAGACAAGCAGGTAGACGAGTGGTCAGGGTACCCGCTACTCGGGCGCAGGTCCCGCCACCTGCCCAGATACGACACGAGCCTGTGGCTGCACGGCCTCCGATTCCCCAAATAGCGCGACCCGTACCGCTACCGTATGCATCAACCTCGCAAGAGACAGAGACTGTGACTGCGGAGGACCCCTGGAAGCTACTGAAACAGCAGGAGGAGAGTAAGAAATGTGTCATCTGCCAAGACGAAAACAAATCGGTTCTCCTGCTGCCATGCCGCCATCTGTGCCTGTGCTCGCAGTGCACAGAGATCCTACTGCAGCAGCCGATCCTGCAGCGGAACTGTCCACTATGCCGGAAGATGATCCTGCAGACACTCACTGTGTACATGTGATCTACGAAGAGATAAAAGCCACCCAgtatttctttcctctttttTAACCTTTTGTTAGTCGGACATCGGATCTTCCTCCTTTTTAAGAAAAGTTCCAGGGAAACCTATTTTTCTACGCATTATCTATTCTATACCATTATCTGTGAAGCTGTGAAAGGGATTGGAATTATTGCTGTTTTCCATGTTAtcacatttttccattttgtcGTTGGAGAATTCCATGTGTTTGTGTTCTGGTTGTGACGACTTTACATTTCACTGTTTTACCATTTCACAGTATAGATCTTAGCACTGCTGTATGAACACTGGATTAAACCTACTGCTATACAACCACCCACATTATTCACTGATGGGTCTTTATTGCAACCTTTAAAACTGCAGCTGTTATAGGTGTAAGGATGTTTCTTCACTTAAAGGAACTCTATTTTATATCCTATTGATTAGGATAGAAAATCCATAGTGCCACTTTTATTTTGTCACGTGGCCTTTTTGCAGTGCAgtctctttaaagggaatttatcagggcaatTGATTGTGTCACAGATTctcctggcaggttccctttaaagtgaattGGGTGAGCTGCAATAACTTAACACAGCCAATGCACACTGTAAGGCTCTGTGCTGGCCAAACACTATCAACGTCTCAACAGCTGGTTGATCGAAGAGTCGGGTGTCAGACCTCCGCCCATTTAAACAGGTTTTCCACTCTCAGCAAATGAATGATATTGTTTGTAAAAGTTActcaattttgcaatatactttctgtatcaattccttacggctttttagagctctgcttgctgttattctacagGAAGTTTTATTGTTTACTTTCTGGAGATAAAAaccccctgatcatgtgatgtcacacagatgcacggctcgttatatcacagagaataatcagagctgcataactgtctgacatcacatgaccagggatataatgagctgcgcacctgtgtgacatcacataactggGGATATgaggcgcgcacctgtgtgacatcacatggccaggaatataacgagcagtgcacctgtgtgatatcacatgaccggggatatagtGAGGCATACActtgtgtgccatcacatgaccagggatatttaaCGAGCCGTCGTGTCGAATAACAGTAAATGTAGAAAACCAtatttgatacataaagtatatttggaaattgtataaattttcattacacaaacaatatcaattatttgctgaaagtggacgttCGACGCACGAACAGAAGGAAACAACTGACCTCACTGGTGCCCTGTAACACAGCAGGCAGGTCACTGTTGAGGCTGGTGTTTGGCTGCGGTGGTGAACATAGCTCTCAGCTTATGACATATCCTGCTCCACTAATGCCATCGCTGTCCTGTGTATCGCTGACAAGACAAGGTGCTCTACAGCTCTGCATATTTCCAAAGATTTACAGAACTGAAGTTTCCAGGATATTAAATTTGATAATCCTATAGGATACGTCATCTATATTGGATCAGCAGAGGACTGAAGGCAGCAGCAGTAATTTCAGAACAAAcacattggggagggggggggatttactaattctggcgcaaggacgactgtcggcatcggagatcagtctccggaaagcacagcccgatgtattaaagtggtgcatggctgttagtgattactgggtagacggaactaatcagtcgtgcgccagaaaaatgccaacagtaatgaagtgtgcgcccaaatcttacatggactgtgccttaattttactctctgaccaattttttcctggtctatcgtgcgccaaaatttgcgcctaaaaatgccggcaaaatacacataaatgtgacggataatatggaaacgttaggccatgcccacttgcgcaaaaaaaaaaaaccaaggtgcccggatagtcggaaacatctgttctttctggcgcaaactcattataaatgatccgcaacaattctgcgcaaaaaaacctgtaaaatcccggcatttttggggcgcagatacgataatacatttcCCCATTGTATGGAGCTGGAAGTAGTAAAATGGGATCTAACTGTAGTACCCTATCTTTGCCACTACACAGTGTACAGTCAGTGTTGTTTGGTTTAGAGTGTGGGAGAGGACATCCTGGAAAACACTTGTACTTAACATCTCTTTTATAGTTCATTATAgttggtgcacagaatacacgTGTGCCTAGTAAGATAAGACACCCCTGCTCCCGGCAGAGTCTAAATTCTGCTTCTGTTCCAGTTTTGTAACCAGACAACTGTTTTCTTTCAGAAACGGTGCCACACCGGTCCACAGGTTATGTGCGGTCTTCCTTTTTAACTTCATCAGAGATTACCTGCAATACCAGGCGTGACCTATGGACAGGAGTGGCGCTGCTATTGAGTGCAGTTATAATACACGTATAGCATGTATTCTCCATGTCATATCTGATGAACAGGAAAACATGTGAATATAACACATGACACACTTACAGCAGAGCTGTCACCTGTACAGGAATTATTTATGAAGAGCGGTTCTGTTCATTCTGGTCTATTACCTGAGCTCGCTCAGCCCCTGCTTGTTCTATTATGTATAGGTGGCAGGTGCACTTGTCATATAGCTTTAACCCTTTGAAGGATCCCTCCATCTCCTCCCCACATGGCAGATGTTATAAGAGATTAGTATTGGGAAGTTTTGTTGTTGGGAGGGTAAACTTCCAGTGAAACTCTGCCCACCCAGTTCTGTTCACACGCAACCACTCCATAAAGCAGAGCGTGCATGAGTGTATTGGAGTTGGGCAAGATAACTGTAAGCTGTCCTAAAGTACATGCTGTCTTAAAGTGGCTGCACAAGTTTTAGTTGATTTTGTGGAAGTGATTAGTCGGGGTCTGACTGCAGGGATCCTGACCATCATGAGAATAAGTTTCCCAAATAATGGAGCGGTGGGTCAAGCATGCATCCATCACTACTGTGGGGGTGTCAGGAATCGCTGAGCACAGCGTTTGGGTATCTCCATTCTCTGACACTTCCTTTCACTATCTAGGTGAGTGCCTGATATTTAGCTCCCATTGTATTGCATTGCGCGGCAGGACCTACCGCGCTATTAGGTAGTCAGAACGGGATCCTGGGAGTCCATGCAGTCAGCCGTCAGATTCTGTGGATAGGGAGTAACAATCAAATTTGGTACAAAACCTTTAAACTACTCCACCCATTAGACAAAATTCATTAGACATAATTAAGCAATCTACTATAAATCATAGACATGCATAATTCCACTGGACAAGTTTTACATTCAAGGTTTGCTTTAAAGGCAATCTACTCCTTCCCCCAAGCATTATAATATGTTCCCGGGGTGTTGTAGAGCTAACCTTTATTATATCTGTCCATTATGCTGTTCTCAAGTAATCTCCAGTTtcatctgtatgctaatgaggtagcTGGTGCAACCAGACTGTGTCCTTTAGCACCGGAGGCACTGCTATTCACCCCCAGATCACTTCCCTCTTTCAGGTTTGAGCTATGCTTCACGCAAGAGAAATCTCCTGCTTAGCTTACAGAGATGTTAGCGGTTCAGGCAGTAATAACAGTGCACaaactgtctcattagcatatggattacaactgcataatggacagaaatatagtaattttttttaaattaccaccgtcacagtgtctggatctatgagtaatcttcttatatttgttatccacagcctccttccttctaatatcaacttttatcatttatgataatgagccagaagggctaagaggatgttaccagaacccctctatgctgcagcttcacaggctgttacactgtctttccCTCAAGTCCTGCTCCCGCAACACTTACCCCCCTCTTCCCCactacctgatgtaatcttacatctttagcacacagtgggaggaaagAAGTACTTCTACACAGtgcaacagcttgtgaagctacagaatggtGGGCTCTGGTTATGGGACTCTAATTCATTGGCATAATTATAAAGTTGAAAGTATATTGTCTCCTGGAGAAcagcactgtgctcctaaatattatatacccccccccccaaaaaaaaaaacgcactgtGCCCCCGCATTTGTCATATACCCCAGGGATCATTGCTCCGATCATAGCGGATTCAGCAATGGCAGCCTCAGTCTATTGAAGGAAAAACCCTATTACTGTATTCATTTATCCAGTCCTCAATATAATTTCTCCTTTCTATGGCCTACACATGCAATCACAGAGAAAGCGATTGATTCAGGTTCAGCCAAGTCTCCAGACACTGACTCTGTACTGTTCTATTTACTGGGCTGGGTTAAAATGTACATGGCTCGTTGACAAAGTAGAACCTAGGTCATTGGGGCGACTCACAAAGCGTCATGGAGTTATCCTGTGAATCCCTCCTCTCCCACTTACTTCCAAGCGCATGCGCAAGGAGACAGTGAAGCCGACTCCATGACTCGGATATCTATGTGAAACATCCCCTGGCATAACTCTGGTTATAATTTGGCACTGAGCCAGGTATATTTCACACTTTATTGAGgagaggacttttttttttataggaaccTGTGATTAGATTGGTAGGTCAAAACATGATGACTGGTTCTCTTCAATATACTCTACTGTTCTGAGGGAAGATAAGCTGCTGTGGACTTGTCTGGAAGTGACATACACTGATGAGAAGACATGCACACTCTGATGAGTAGTTGTCGACTGAAAGAGAATGCATATGGAGACTATCCAAGGTCTGTGGCcggcttgaaggggttgtcctacAATGTACACGTATCTACTCTGCAGAAGTGTCTGACGACTGGGGAACTAATTACTGGGATCCCTTGTGATCTCGAGAATGTAGATCAGCAGGTGCTCTCAGGTCCTTCACCTGAATGGTGTGCGGGTGCTACCAGATTTCCAATTGCGTCTATGGAACTGAAGAGGATAGCCTTCCTGGAAGTCCTATAGAAGTGAAGCACTGGACAAGTATGTTCACCAGACCCCTGATCTTGTGATCGCTGGGGGTCCCAGCAATCAGAGACTTTAAAGTATAGACTAAACCCTCAGTTCATCAGTTCATCATGCCAGGTGCCAAGCCACCATCTTCCACGACCAGTGACTTGCAAAGAATTTGCATCTACTTATACCaaataaacatggaataaaagaggATTTTTAATTTTGGAATAACTAGGAATGTACAGTACAGTTTTGGACTCCGAGGTCAAATGTGGTTGACTCGATGGAAATATCATTCCTTAAGAAAACATCATAGCCCTTAAGTCAGTTTCCTCGTTTTGTCAGTTTCCTTTTATTGTCTAGAGTCACATTTCGACCCCAGTTTGTAGAAGGCTAGCATGCAACGCGCTACAACAGGAACCGCCGGCACAAAGACCTGGAAATCGAGAATGAAACCTGTACATACAAACCTCCCAAGAACTTCTTGTCATATTTCAGTGTAAATTGTCATCTTCCTTTCCTGTGCTTTTACTGTGAAGTCTGGGAGTTTAGATATATTGTTAGTTTAGTCT comes from Engystomops pustulosus chromosome 6, aEngPut4.maternal, whole genome shotgun sequence and encodes:
- the RNF26 gene encoding E3 ubiquitin-protein ligase RNF26 translates to MQGILLVISGLGWLLDLLLLVLDLNYWLVSSIVSLLLWTIRFTLNLPGTILLGLFHCWQHALVSLAVLGETGTNLALSSVHALGDGVRGLLSGLDSLQLLWNLMCHMLLRTKEMMQRGILSIALSGQNFQRQVWEALGIASGLVAYIVNSLVNMCLIGVQNIFSAALGLWLTIINVIFVGKDLIIALLSQISSSAVAVVILFWTPFQLAVDLLVYCSTGIGVILFRHFYEVLLLLFLIWVSRLILRPPPALLSFQERLRRHTPLVRILIHNILSAEIWRRAAFWFRQLVRMYRAAWDRDRNLMRTRAQDRQAGRRVVRVPATRAQVPPPAQIRHEPVAARPPIPQIARPVPLPYASTSQETETVTAEDPWKLLKQQEESKKCVICQDENKSVLLLPCRHLCLCSQCTEILLQQPILQRNCPLCRKMILQTLTVYM